TCTGAAGCCAAACCTATAattcaaatccaaaaccaaaatAAAACATGAAATGATGATGGATCCTACAACATACCCAAATTTAGGTGAACCTCCCTTTTGTCAGTAGCAGAAGAACAACCTTTCGGTGAAGGCTTCAGCGCTTCACGAAGATCCTATTATCGTGTTCTATTTTTTGCATCTGAAAccacaaaaaatgaattttttgaaaCCCAATAGATGATGAATCCTACATATGAACCCCGATCTTGAAGACAAAGATCGAAGCTTGTTAAGACGAAGAAAATCTATGATGGGAAATTGTTCTTTGAAACCCAAAAATCCATTATAGAGACCGACAAGATCAGTGATAAACTAAATCGATTTTTGTTCAATGTGAGAGGAGGAGGTATTCAGTGGGTTCAAACTGAAAAGAGTGGGGAAGTAGTGGTCGCCAGTGGCGGACCTATTAAGGGTCTTTGGGGTCCCGGGCCACTGCTCAATTTCCGGCACacagtgtaattttttttttttttttttttttggttttttctattaggtgcaccCGCTTGAAGTACGAGGGGCACCCCTACTAAAACAGTCTGCGTCCGCCACTGGTCGCCAGTGACACCGCTTCTTTACATCACCATCGTGCTCATTTATGTCGTTGTCATACTCACGTCATCAAATTCAGACAAGAAGTGGTGGCTTAGAGGATTGCATATCTGAACGGGGAGTGGCGACGCAGATCTGAACATTGGTTACTAAAGGTGGTGGTGTAAGTACCATTGGTAGGATGAGAGATAACGGAGAGAGAAAAAAGGGTTCATTGTAGCTATGGTATTCTTGATTTGAACATGAGAGTCATAGAGTGTGTTGGTGGGTGAGACAAAAGATATACTCCTTCCTTCCATAATTATTGTCCATTTTTATCTTTTAAAGTCTTTATTCATCAACTTTAATTTTAAGTATTTTACTTGCATTATGTATTACTTGATTAAACttataaaaatgaaaagacatttaaaatacaatctttttatatattttgtatcaaatattatatatgaaaaacaaaaatatttaacatCAAAGTTGaaattaaaaacttcaaaaaaaaaaggtCAGTATACCATccgaataaaaataaaaaataaatagaaacaAGCACATTAGTTACCCTTGAgtaggggtgtcaatttatgacacgacacgagaaaaatacacgaaacgaaacgaaatcgggacgaaatcaaaattcgaaTTCATGTTCGTGTCGTTTTCGTGTCAAGATTAAAAAACGCGatttcgtgtcgtgttcgtgttcatcAATCGATACGATTAAGCATGTGGTTGTCgtgttttaattggttcgttttcgtgttaatgAAAAAAACATGACATCGTGTCATATCATGTTCGTGTTATACAAAatattgtcgtgtcgtgtcgtgtcagataAAAACTAATACGCACCATTTGACAGCTCTACCCTTGAGGACCATCTGTGTAATTTACTCGGGGTTTTAAAATATCATGTTATAATATTACGTGTTCCCATAAATAACTAATTAAAAGTGGACAGATCAGGTCATACCTCCCATTTCGAACCATCCAGTGGCTACAATTTATCCTTGAAACAAATCTAATGGTCCGTGTTGTCCACTCTCGATTCCTCGCGTCTCATGCACCGCACCAATTTCcctatactttctctctctacaaactccGTGAACCGCAAATTAGCGACGGTTTAGATTATTCCATTTGACCAGCACCACCACAACTACCATCTCTGCCGTACGCCGGAGACCGTGGAATGCACTATACTATGCATGTATTGCTATCACAACACTCATCCATATCTTTAAAGCTTGTGTTTCGTACTTTTTTTTATCTGATCCTCGAGTTTCTCGGTGTATGAAATTATAGATCTGCAATGTCGAAAGTATGGGGAAATATTGGCGCCTGGGCGGCGGAAGCCGAGCGCGCCGAAGCGGAAGAGAAAGAACTAGCTGCTGCGGCCGCAGCCGCTCCACCCCAGAGCTATCCGAGCCTGAAAGAGGCGGTGAACACTAATAAAGGGAAGAAGAAGACGAAAATGACGTTACATGAGTTCACGATGGCAGGGTCTGGAGGTCTAGGCGGTGGCGCTTCGTCTCGTGAATTGGCTTATGACCGTAAAGGATTGACTCCTGAAGAAATGATGCGACTCCCGACCGGGCCAAAGGAGCGTTCGGCGGAGGAAATGCAATATGGGAGGCTCGGAGGTGGTTTCTCGTCCTATGGAGGTGGTCGCGGAGGGCCGAGGATGCGTGATAGGGAGGGAGATGGCGACGCTGCATGGGGTAATAATCGGAGATCTTATGGTGAGTTTGGTGATGATCGTAGAGTTTCCTCTCCTCGGATTTCGGAATATGATCAACCATCTAGGGCAGACGAGGTCGATAATTGGGCAATGTCGAAGAAACCTATGACGCCTACTTATGACGCTCTCACTAGACCTAACCGTTACGGTTCTCTCGATGGAGGCGGTGGCGTTGGTGGCGGATTTTCTAGAGCTGACGAGATTGATAATTGGGCGGCGAGCAAGAAGCCCATGCCACCCGCCAGGTCTTCTAATTTTGGTCCTGGTTGTCGGGATTCCGGTGGTTCTGAAGACGATCATTGGAAAAGGGGTGTTGTGCCTCGTGATGGTGATCAGGAACGACCAACGGAACGCCGGCGTTTGGTGTTAGATCCACCAAAGGGTGAAAGTGCTCCAGTTGAGCCATCGGCGCACACCAATAAACCGAGTCCTTTTGGGGCAGCTAGGCCCAGGGAAGAGGTATTGGCTGAGAAAGGTTTGGATCACAAGAAGGTGGATTTGGAAATTGATGCTAAGAAAAGTAGCAGTCGGCCCACGAGTTCACATTCCGGCAGTTCAGTAGAGGGCCGGACTGCATTGCAGCCGCAGGGATTAGAGAAGACAAGGCCTAAGGTGAACCCTTTTGGCGATGCTAAACCCAGAGAAGTTTTGCTTCAAGAGAAAGGTATTGATTACAGAAAGATTGATGTAGAGTTGGAGCGTCGTAGGCTTGGCAGGTTAGTATTCCTATCTATTATCTTCTATTCTTCTCTTGACACTTGATGAACATCTCTGATCTCTGGCTGTGTGAAATTGGGTATTCCAttgaatcatcatcatcatcatcgagaAATTGTAGAAATATTGCATATTAATCTTTGTACTTGGTCTTTTAGTAACCTTTGGTGTTTCTATTGTGAAATTTAAGTTGCCAAGAGCTACCCAGCTACTAAGGAAGTAGGAAGTGTAAGTAAATAATCGTTTTTGGGTGGGGTGAGTGATGAGTGCAGTGTATCATAAAACGAAAGCTAGGTTAGCAAATCTTTAAAGACAACATATGAACATGAGAAGGTGATTCTTATTTATCACAATATTTCAGGAGCATTGGGTGCTTTGTTGGTTATAATGGAAGCAAATGCACCCACACCCTAGAGAAGATTGCATGTTCCTCCATGATGTCTATGATTCTGAGTCTTCAGAATACAAGTAACCTTCATTTTTGAAATGGTGAGCACCCATAAACTGAGATAGTTCACATAAGTCTTTTTGTATCTCTGACTGGTGAAAATGTAGTAATTTTCTTTGTGGTTGAACGAAAACATATGAAGTCATAAAGAAATCATAATAAATTGTTGAAACAAATTACAATTAGCGCCTTTGTATCATTGGTTTACTTATCAGGTCTTAAAGGGTGGTGACGTTTTGATTGAATTTGAGTATAAATTTATACTTACAATATTATGCAAACACCAGTGTTGATTGTTTATTTGTAATTTGGTATGGAATGGAAACTTATTGAGTAAATAAGTTGACGCTTTTAATTTTTTGTCAGGTTTGACACAGAAGAAGCGATAAAGAATTTGAAGGAAGAGATAGATATTCTGAAGAGAGAATATAATTCTGGTTCAGATGCAAACAACGAATCTAATGGAAATGGAAACCAAAGCAGTAGTAGTTTAAGTGACAGAATACTTGAAAAAGAAAGGAAACTGGAACAACTAAACCATGATCTAAATAACAAAATCCGGTTCAGTCAAAAACCAGTTGAAAGAACTGTTTTGATGTCAACTGATGATTCCAGAAGTGCTGACTCATCAGAGACACGTGGCAGTAATAGAGATCATTCATGGGTAAGAAAGGGTGATGACAGAGGAGGATTTGGAaggtatgtttaatgttttatcATCTCAACTCATTTGGTAGCATCtgatacaaacatcaaacattttatttgtttaaaattaATCTTGTGAATTTTGCAGATCAAACTCAAAGGAAAGATGGTGAAAGCTGCTGTCGACAAGTATAGATCAGATTgacattttttctttttttggtaACTTTTACACACACACTTATATATGTTATCTATTCTTTTTAATGATTGAGATTTGAGACTATGTAAAGTTACACAAGTTTAGTCTTTTGTTTACCTTCGTTGTCTTATTTCTTTTTGCACTTTAGAATTTAGATAGGGTGTTAGATTATTTTACAAGTTTGAttcgtaatttttttttttttggaggaATGAAATTGTGGAGGAAACTGAAATTGGAATCGAATGGAATTCAATTACTAAAAATTTGTGTTTTATGTGCAAACCGGAATCTTGAATTCCGGCAAACCAAACATATATCAAATTTAACCGAATTAAATATTAGAAAGCAATATAATAATATATGTATCGAAATTAGAAGTGTGGAAGTGATCACGGGTCGGGTGGGCTTCATGTCTATTATATTTAGTGCTAGTTTTAGTAATCATACTGCTTCAGTGACTGTATATGTAACCCTCTTTCTTTCACCGATAAGTTACCATGGACCACGGTGGCCGGAAAACTCCTTTACCAAAGCCTTCTGTTGTATGCTTACTAGTTATACTAGCAACTCGGCTTGTAAATGCCACTATCAGCAAGTCCTCGTGTGATTTTCCGGCAGTTTTCAACTTCGGCGACTCAAACTCCGATACTGGTGGCTTGTCTGCGGCGTTTGGGCAAGCTCCTCCGCCCAATGGAGAAACTTTCTTCCACGGTCCGGTTGGTAGGTACTCCGACGGCCGTCTAGTCATCGATTTTATAGGTATGCGACTCAACCATTCACGTGAATCCTAATCCTTTTTGCGCAAGcttccaaaaatcaaaacaacgGAAGATCCGCATTTGCAGTTTCCTTTTTGAATTAATTACTGTACTATTATCcaaaaaaatacaaattatatttaatatttaattattaataaaataatcaagAAATTCCAACTTTTACAGCACAGAGTTTGGGGTTACCCTACCTTAGTGCATACCTAGATGCTCTGGGTTCCAACTTCACCCATGGAGCCAACTTCGCCACCGGTGGTTCCACCATTAGACCACAAAACACGACACGTCATCAAAGTGGTTTGAGCCCCATCTCATTAAATGTTCAATCATATGAATTCAACGATTTTCATCTTAGAACCCAAACTATTCGCAAAGGTAACACACCACACCACACCCaaacaaaataatattatatattgcATCCTTATGTGCTTTGAATGTTATAATTGCATATATTTGAAACAGCTGGTGGGATATTTAAGGAATTACTTCCGAAACCCGAAGCATTTTCACGTGGTTTATACACATTTGATATCGGACAAAATGATTTGACGGGTGGTTTGTTACTAAACTTGTCTACCCAGCAAGTTAAAGCATCCATTCCCGATATCTTAGGCCAATTCAAAACCGTAGTTAAGGTGAGGGTTTgtaacgtttttttttttaaatcacaaaATGGCTTCAAATTATAAAATTTGTGTCTAAAATAATTCgtgtttcttattttttttttcggcTTTGTTTTCCCCATAGAGTGTACACGATAAAGGAGGACGATATTTTTGGATACACAATGTGGGCCCGATTGGGTGTCTACCATACGTGTTGGAACATTTACCAATCACAGCCCAACAAATGGATAAAGTCGGATGTGGTAATCCGTTTAACGAATTAGCCCAATTTTTTAACAGTAAATTGAAAGATCTTGTGGACCGATTACGTGAGGAACTACCCGAAGCTGCAATCACCTACGTTGACATCTATAAAGCCAGATACACACTCATTAATCAAGCAAGCAAATATGGTAAATATAGAAAGTTAAACACATCAAgtgtttatttttatcttttatggtTGTATGTTTGTTGAAAATATAGGATTTGAGCATCCACTTAGAGCTTGTTGTGGGCATGGCGGGAAGTACAACTACAACACACACGTTGGATGTGGAGGGGAGGTCAAATCATGTAAAGATCCTTCGGTTATGATCATATGGGATGGGATTCATTATACTGAAGCTGCCAATAGATGGGTTTTCGATCATATTGCAAACGGGTCATTTTCTGACCCATCACTCCCGTTACAAATGGCTTGCCATAGGAATTCAGATCAATAAAATTGTACAAGCACGGCTCTAATAATAACTAATAAGTGCCTGTTTGGTAGGATAGGATATCGGATAGAATAAATGACATTTTATGATCGGTTTCAATGGCCGAATGGAATAACCTTTCATACCAATATTTTGATATGACATGTAAATACGATTTATAATTTTAGTTATAGATTATCAActtttatttacaaaaataaaatataaatcatacATAACTCGCTAAGCTAGATTCAATTCAATGTTAGGTTCAAATAGATGTAAAAATTAAGAGTAAGGGGTCATTTAATATGGTGTCTTGCTGGGTCCAAAGAGGGACTGAGTCCATAAAATACTACTTGGCATGTTTGATAGGGATTATAGATGTAGAGACTCAGTCCAATAAAAACACTGAACTCGGTCCTTACTTTCTATCTGATGGatcgagagaaaaaaaaaacaaaaaaacaaaaaaaagcaaAAACCAAAAACAACGTTGCCTTACATATGTTGCGCCCCCGATAACCTCCCCTCGACCAAGCAAC
The genomic region above belongs to Lactuca sativa cultivar Salinas chromosome 4, Lsat_Salinas_v11, whole genome shotgun sequence and contains:
- the LOC111891632 gene encoding eukaryotic translation initiation factor 4B2 isoform X1, which produces MSKVWGNIGAWAAEAERAEAEEKELAAAAAAAPPQSYPSLKEAVNTNKGKKKTKMTLHEFTMAGSGGLGGGASSRELAYDRKGLTPEEMMRLPTGPKERSAEEMQYGRLGGGFSSYGGGRGGPRMRDREGDGDAAWGNNRRSYGEFGDDRRVSSPRISEYDQPSRADEVDNWAMSKKPMTPTYDALTRPNRYGSLDGGGGVGGGFSRADEIDNWAASKKPMPPARSSNFGPGCRDSGGSEDDHWKRGVVPRDGDQERPTERRRLVLDPPKGESAPVEPSAHTNKPSPFGAARPREEVLAEKGLDHKKVDLEIDAKKSSSRPTSSHSGSSVEGRTALQPQGLEKTRPKVNPFGDAKPREVLLQEKGIDYRKIDVELERRRLGRFDTEEAIKNLKEEIDILKREYNSGSDANNESNGNGNQSSSSLSDRILEKERKLEQLNHDLNNKIRFSQKPVERTVLMSTDDSRSADSSETRGSNRDHSWVRKGDDRGGFGRSNSKERW
- the LOC111891632 gene encoding eukaryotic translation initiation factor 4B2 isoform X2; its protein translation is MSKVWGNIGAWAAEAERAEAEEKELAAAAAAAPPQSYPSLKEAVNTNKGKKKTKMTLHEFTMAGSGGLGGGASSRELAYDRKGLTPEEMMRLPTGPKERSAEEMQYGRLGGGFSSYGGGRGGPRMRDREGDGDAAWGNNRRSYGEFGDDRRVSSPRISEYDQPSRADEVDNWAMSKKPMTPTYDALTRPNRYGSLDGGGGVGGGFSRADEIDNWAASKKPMPPARSSNFGPGCRDSGGSEDDHWKRGVVPRDGDQERPTERRRLVLDPPKGESAPVEPSAHTNKPSPFGAARPREEVLAEKGLDHKKVDLEIDAKKSSSRPTSSHSGSSVEGRTALQPQGLEKTRPKVNPFGDAKPREVLLQEKGIDYRKIDVELERRRLGRSIGCFVGYNGSKCTHTLEKIACSSMMSMILSLQNTSNLHF
- the LOC111891644 gene encoding GDSL esterase/lipase At3g26430; the encoded protein is MDHGGRKTPLPKPSVVCLLVILATRLVNATISKSSCDFPAVFNFGDSNSDTGGLSAAFGQAPPPNGETFFHGPVGRYSDGRLVIDFIAQSLGLPYLSAYLDALGSNFTHGANFATGGSTIRPQNTTRHQSGLSPISLNVQSYEFNDFHLRTQTIRKAGGIFKELLPKPEAFSRGLYTFDIGQNDLTGGLLLNLSTQQVKASIPDILGQFKTVVKSVHDKGGRYFWIHNVGPIGCLPYVLEHLPITAQQMDKVGCGNPFNELAQFFNSKLKDLVDRLREELPEAAITYVDIYKARYTLINQASKYGFEHPLRACCGHGGKYNYNTHVGCGGEVKSCKDPSVMIIWDGIHYTEAANRWVFDHIANGSFSDPSLPLQMACHRNSDQ